The DNA sequence GCGGCCCGCGACCAGTTCGAAGAAGGCGCTTTGCAGGCGTTCGGTGACAGGACCGCGGCGGCCTTCGCCGATCACGCGGTTATCCAGTTCGCGGATCGGTGTGATTTCGGCGGCGGTACCGCTGAAGAACGCTTCGTCGGCGATATAGATGTCGTCGCGCGTCAGGCGCTTGCTGACAATCTTCAGGCCCAGGTCTTCGGCCAGCGTGTACACGGTCGCGCGGGTGATGCCCGACAGCGCCGACGCGATTTCCGGTTCGTAGATCACGCCGTCACGCACGATGAAGACGTTTTCGCCAGCGCCTTCGGCCACGAAGCCGTCGGTGTCCAGCAGCAGGGCTTCGTCGTAGCCGTTTTCGGTCGCTTCCATGTTGGCCAGGATCGAGTTCGCGTACGTGGAGGCCAGCTTGGCGCGCGGCATCGTCACGTTCACGTGGTGACGGGCGAACGACGACGTCTTGACGCGAATGCCCTTTTCCAGGCCTT is a window from the Pigmentiphaga litoralis genome containing:
- a CDS encoding branched-chain amino acid transaminase produces the protein MSMADRDGFIWYDGKLVPWREANTHVLTHSLHYGLAVFEGVRAYKTESGTSIFRVKEHTDRLVNSGRIYQMALPYSKEQLIEAQKEVIRANKLESCYLRPIAFYGSEKMGVSPKGAKVHVAIAAWEWGAYLGAEGLEKGIRVKTSSFARHHVNVTMPRAKLASTYANSILANMEATENGYDEALLLDTDGFVAEGAGENVFIVRDGVIYEPEIASALSGITRATVYTLAEDLGLKIVSKRLTRDDIYIADEAFFSGTAAEITPIRELDNRVIGEGRRGPVTERLQSAFFELVAGRNPKYQHWLTQV